In a single window of the Papaver somniferum cultivar HN1 chromosome 8, ASM357369v1, whole genome shotgun sequence genome:
- the LOC113306750 gene encoding SNF2 domain-containing protein CLASSY 3-like, translating into MEIFRDCRPVLIAPSSMLLTWEEEFKKWKVDIAFHNISSVEFSGREDVAARKLVKNKRDAKFNRLVKILSWSRGNGVLGVSYQLFEKLTADRTGGNKEDKESEEIRRILLKKPNLIILDEGHTPRNTTSNIFKCLKNVKTDRRVILSGTPFQNNFDELFNTLWLVRPKFADKISSKRNQTRKKKSKTLESGEQSREIWASFTSSIGKNSDVGVAEIRRIIEPFVNVHTGSILQKKLPGLRECVVVLHPTDLQRQLLDEKHAGNICRISRFTKG; encoded by the coding sequence ATGGAGATATTCAGAGATTGTAGACCTGTTCTTATTGCACCAAGCAGCATGCTTCTTACATGGGAGGAAGAATTCAAGAAATGGAAGGTTGACATTGCTTTTCACAATATTAGTTCTGTGGAATTCTCAGGGAGGGAAGACGTTGCAGCTCGAAAGCTGGTGAAGAACAAACGAGACGCGAAATTTAACCGTCTGGTGAAGATTCTCTCTTGGAGTCGTGGAAACGGTGTCTTGGGAGTTAGCTATCAACTATTTGAAAAGCTTACTGCAGACAGAACTGGGGGGAACAAAGAAGATAAAGAGAGTGAGGAAATCAGGAGAATTCTACTCAAGAAGCCTAACTTGATAATTCTTGATGAAGGTCATACACCAAGGAATACAACTAGTAACATTTTCAAGTGTTTGAAGAATGTGAAAACGGACAGGCGGGTAATTCTATCAGGCACTCCATTTCAGAACAACTTTGATGAGCTTTTCAACACTTTGTGGTTGGTAAGACCAAAATTCGCTGACAAGATCTCCAGCAAAAGAAACCAGACTCGAAAGAAAAAATCAAAGACCCTTGAAAGTGGGGAGCAGTCAAGAGAAATATGGGCTTCTTTTACCAGTTCTATTGGCAAGAACTCAGATGTTGGAGTGGCAGAGATAAGGAGAATCATTGAGCCTTTTGTGAATGTTCATACAGGAAGCATATTGCAAAAAAAACTTCCTGGTTTGCGGGAATGCGTAGTTGTTTTGCACCCAACAGATTTGCAGAGGCAACTTCTAGATGAAAAACATGCAGGTAATATATGTCGGATTTCTCGCTTCACTAAAGGATAA
- the LOC113306749 gene encoding probable serine/threonine-protein kinase kinX, with translation MDFSTIARRTRSRDPEFYRQLHEKLKNERRASSNGGGQASSSGASRSSTAQNLGGVGTSNGGGGGSSTRPSTSQNVIVVDHEEDEEENRRRLKKQRPIISNKVTEINKERQREEAERTIRELERARQEAEFKKEINKGSTYIRSDRKKEEEEAHKKILEWRRLRAQAERIPKKKEINIENTSFRSDRKKEEEESHKRILEWRRSREEAERKKEINKEDTYFRSGRKKEEEEEEAHKKILEWRRMREEASTKENAASTSDLKGKAKMDSEGSSKHENVVHIDDEETESDSSSESSSEFEFTTCDDDNSDDEDFDIHEVEEDEEDSDEDADELEVEEESGDSEDSDAVIALPKPQKVKRKVAKVEVKEKRTIIDLEKEVKKTVAAKKKVSKKNIITEPAHQTLSDDSDDSIAIPENQNASVNVEEQSTFDGLEDVIEVESIPPKKNSNSNIVGESAHQVLSHNDSEDGNVLPTKQSSSTADVEVQAKRTSVDVDEEKIESEKNSKRKRVPEQAIQAPATKKSSIKNRVGESAHPALSDDDSNDGIVFAQNKNATADAEVEEQRTFVSVEEVVEVETVTAKESSTRNIVGEPAHQASGNDSNNGIPLPENQSADAYVEAEVQSTFVSLEDVVEVETVTAEKSSNRNVVGEPKHQGLVDDSEDGIALPTKQSVSADVEVIAKTTSDDLEEEKIEAEKTSKRKRVGEVAFQAPAKSEKKNPMPCSSTAKVTRVESGSTRSVEQKTENKTYGTRLLDKKNNAPRSGKASAYQTPPVCDEAEYHSLSKNEKKKNLGTRAARIETKNHSPLKNGKIGYCQISPVRDEAAFHSLSDDDARTGDAGIDNYVEDDDLGIDDLSEVDNAVNDEDADAYDYLLDDDIDVAEKEDGDLGGKRVQSPKIDPLFKLFLNTIWEKGEGIEKEREVVEVAPVVPEPVNIYKFNYGVEKRPPKEKSDYEIEMDQLWAEYEFALKSCELDTAASSTVAMEEDEEQQIVTEGFTSCGVGKHQLILDEEIVIRCMFCSLVKREIRHILPAFGTPCARERPSRILSPDDPEFCMFDSFPLQATGGDKDSNVHPTGTVWDKFPAVKENLYPHQIEGFEFLWRN, from the exons ATGGATTTCTCGACCATAGCGAGGAGAACCAGGTCTAGAGATCCTGAGTTTTACAGACAGCTGCATGAGAAACTCAAGAATGAGAGAAGAGCAAGCAGTAATGGTGGTGGACAGGCTTCTTCAAGTGGAGCTAGTAGGAGTTCTACTGCTCAAAATCTAGGTGGTGTTGGGACTTCtaacggaggtggtggtgggagttCTACTCGTCCTAGTACCAGTCAAAATGTcattgttgttgatcatgaagaagatgaagaggagaATAGAAGGAGGTTGAAGAAACAGAGACCTATTATTAGCAACAAAGTGACGGAGATAAACAAAGAGAGACAAAGAGAAGAAGCAGAGAGAACAATCAGAGAATTGGAGAGAGCGAGACAAGAAGCAGAGTTCAAGAAGGAGATTAACAAAGGAAGTACCTACATCCGAAGTGataggaagaaagaagaagaagaggcacATAAGAAGATTCTTGAATGGAGACGATTGAGAGCACAAGCAGAGAGGATTCCGAAGAAGAAAGAGATTAACATAGAAAATACCAGCTTCAGAAGTGaccggaagaaagaagaagaagagtcacATAAAAGGATTCTTGAATGGAGACGATCGAGAGAAGAagcagagaggaagaaagagattAACAAAGAAGACACCTACTTCAGAAGTGgcaggaagaaagaagaagaagaagaagaagcccaTAAAAAGATTCTTGAATGGAGACGAATGAGAGAAGAAGCGTCAACAAAAGAAAATGCTGCTTCCACTTCTGATCTGAAGGGGAAAGCCAAGATGGATTCTGAAGGATCTTCTAAACACGAGAATGTGGTTCATATTGATGATGAAGAGACTGAGTCGGATTCTTCGAGTGAGTCGAGCTCCGAATTTGAATTCACTACCTGTGATGATGATAATTCGGATGATGAGGATTTTGATATACATGAAGTTGAAGAGGATGAGGAAGATTCAGACGAAGACGCAGATGAATTGGAGGTGGAAGAGGAATCTGGAGATAGTGAAGATTCTGACGCTGTTATTGCTCTTCCTAAACCACAGAAGGTGAAGCGTAAGGTGGCTAAGGTTGAAGTTAAAGAGAAAAGAACAATTATTGATTTGGAGAAAGAGGTGAAGAAGACGGTTGCAGCTAAGAAAAAAGTCTCCAAGAAAAATATAATTACTGAACCAGCACATCAAACTCTTAGTGATGATTCTGATGACAGTATTGCAATTCCAGAAAACCAGAACGCCAGTGTAAATGTTGAAGAGCAAAGCACTTTTGATGGTTTGGAGGATGTAATAGAGGTGGAGTCAATTCCGCCCAAGAAAAACTCCAACAGTAATATAGTTGGTGAATCGGCACATCAAGTTCTTAGCCATAATGATTCTGAAGATGGTAATGTGCTTCCAACAAAACAAAGTTCCAGTACTGCTGATGTTGAAGTTCAAGCGAAAAGAACTTCAGTTGATGTGGATGAGGAGAAGATTGAGTCTGAAAAAAATTCCAAGAGAAAAAGAGTTCCTGAACAAGCAATTCAAGCTCCTGCCACCAAGAAAAGCTCCATCAAGAATAGAGTTGGTGAATCAGCTCACCCAGCTCTCAGCGATGATGATTCTAATGACGGTATTGTATTTGCACAAAACAAGAATGCCACTGCAGATGCTGAAGTTGAAGAGCAAAGAACTTTCGTTAGCGTGGAGGAGGTAGTGGAGGTGGAGACAGTCACGGCAAAGGAAAGCTCCACCAGAAATATAGTTGGTGAACCGGCACACCAAGCTAGCGGTAATGATTCTAATAACGGTATTCCACTTCCAGAAAACCAGAGTGCCGATGCATATGTTGAAGCTGAAGTGCAAAGTACTTTTGTTAGCTTGGAGGATGTGGTGGAGGTGGAGACAGTCACGGCCGAGAAAAGCTCCAACAGAAATGTAGTTGGTGAACCGAAACATCAAGGTCTCGTTGATGATTCCGAAGATGGTATTGCGCTTCCAACGAAACAAAGTGTCAGTGCTGATGTTGAAGTTATAGCAAAAACAACTTCAGATGATCTGGAGGAGGAGAAGATTGAGGCTGAAAAAACTTCCAAGAGAAAAAGAGTCGGTGAAGTAGCATTTCAAGCTCCTGCCAAGAGTGAAAAGAAAAACCCCATGCCTTGCAGTTCTACAGCAAAAGTTACAAGGGTGGAATCTGGTTCAACACGTTCTGTGGAGCAGAAGACGGAGAATAAGACTTATGGTACTCGTCTACTTGACAAAAAGAATAATGCTCCTCGAAGTGGGAAGGCCAGTGCTTATCAAACTCCTCCAGTATGTGACGAGGCTGAGTATCATTCTCTgtcaaagaatgagaagaagaaaaaccttGGTACTCGTGCAGCTCGTATCGAGACAAAGAATCATTCTCCATTGAAAAATGGAAAGATTGGTTATTGTCAGATTAGTCCAGTACGTGATGAGGCAGCATTTCATTCTCTTTCCGATGATGATGCTCGTAccggtgatgctggcattgacaATTATGTCGAGGATGATGATCTTGGCATTGACGATCTTTCTGAGGTTGATAATGCTGTTAATGATGAGGATGCTGACGCTTATGATTATTTACTTGACGATGATATTGATGTCGCGGAAAAGGAGGATGGAGATTTAGGAGGCAAGCGTGTACAAAGTCCAAAGATTGATCCCCTTTTCAAGCTCTTTCTAAATACTATCTGGGAGAAAGGGGAAGGAATTGAGAAAGAGCGTGAGGTCGTTGAAGTTGCTCCTGTTGTCCCTGAGCCAGTGAATATATACAAGTTTAACTATGGTGTTGAGAAACGCCCGCCAAAGGAGAAGTCAGATTATGAGATAGAAATGGATCAGCTGTGGGCCGAGTATGAATTTGCGCTAAAATCTTGCGAGCTTGATACTGCTGCTTCTTCCACT GttgcaatggaagaagatgaggagCAACAAATTGTAACGGAAGGATTTACTTCCTGTGGTGTAGGAAAGCATCAACTCATTCTTGACGAAGAAATTGTGATCCGATGCATGTTTTGCTCTTTAGTGAAGCGAGAAATCCGACATATATTACCTGCCTTT GGAACACCATGTGCTAGAGAAAGACCAAGTCGGATATTGTCTCCTGATGATCCAGAGTTCTGTATGTTCGATAGCTTTCCATTGCAAGCAACCGGTGGTGATAAGGATTCTAATGTTCATCCCACAGGAACTGTCTGGGATAAGTTCCCTGCCGTAAAAGAAAATCTGTATCCCCATCAGATTGAAGGTTTTGAGTTTTTGTGGAGAAACTAA